AAAAAAAAGAAAAAAAGGGGTTAGGATATTTATGCGGTTGCTTTTGCAACCATACTTTTTGCGACGCCAACTTTGTATTTATTCTCGCTTAATGGAGATGCTCCGTCGATCGCTGCATTAACTTCACTTGGGGTTCCGACAACTAGTACAGGAGCTACTCCACCAAGTGCAACGGTGGTTCCTTTGCTAGTTGTTGCTGCTGCTACGCTCACCATAGCGAAGTCGATGGCTGTTCTAACTCTGCTCTTTTGGAATGTTCCCTTTGATGGTGCCTCAGGTATCATTATGGAGGTGATTATCTCATCTGGCTTTAGGACATTACCTAGAACCACGTAGAAATCTTTCATCTCCACTTCTCTGGAACCGCCCATACTTCTTATCTGGAGCTTAGCATTCAATGCAGCTAGAGTTGGTGCAAGATCTCCTGCTACGACGGCATTGCATACTTTCTGCTCCATTATAGCATGGAATACATTGCGTCCAGCTGGAGCGAAGCATACAGGGCCACCTTTTCTATAGCAGTAAAACTCCTCCATTCTATAGTACCAACATCTAACTTTCTGGCAGACATCACCAGCAACTGTTGCTAAGTTCTGT
This sequence is a window from Candidatus Bathyarchaeota archaeon. Protein-coding genes within it:
- a CDS encoding FAD binding domain-containing protein yields the protein MRSVAEIKYYNATTVEEACEVLAANEGKAKVYAGGTDVLDWLKRRYMPTPEIVVNIKNIPGMKDISEEGGSLKIGACVSLTDLRNNGTIQSKYKMLADAVRLGPAPTIQNLATVAGDVCQKVRCWYYRMEEFYCYRKGGPVCFAPAGRNVFHAIMEQKVCNAVVAGDLAPTLAALNAKLQIRSMGGSREVEMKDFYVVLGNVLKPDEIITSIMIPEAPSKGTFQKSRVRTAIDFAMVSVAAATTSKGTTVALGGVAPVLVVGTPSEVNAAIDGASPLSENKYKVGVAKSMVAKATA